In the Vanessa cardui chromosome 10, ilVanCard2.1, whole genome shotgun sequence genome, one interval contains:
- the LOC124532877 gene encoding uncharacterized protein LOC124532877 — MKNRNAKARAIKEWEKISAILNCSCGGTIKSRQKWMKYWSDKKNAVKKKCAARNAARLGTGDGGEEVPELSEIEERILALMRGGGLGGSDEPQLKVFDDNVNDIDVESKMPINQSPSLSEPSSEITRQECATAARHDDNTSTTSSNCFFFFG; from the exons ATGAAAAACCGCAACGCTAAAGCCAGAGCTATCAAAGAATGGGAGAAAATTTCCGCCATATTAAACTGCTCCTGTGGGGGTACAATAAAATCAAGACAAAAGTGGATGAAG TACTGGTCAGATAAAAAAAACGCCGTTAAAAAGAAATGTGCCGCGCGCAACGCTGCCAGACTCGGGACGGGCGACGGAGGGGAGGAAGTTCCTGAGTTATCAGAAATTGAAGAGAGGATACTGGCACTGATGCGTGGAGGTGGACTTGGAGGTAGCGATGAACCGCAGTTGAAAGTTTTTGAC GATAATGTGAATGACATTGACGTAGAGTCAAAAATGCCGATAAACCAGTCACCATCGCTAAGCGAG CCCTCTTCAGAAATTACAAGGCAAGAGTGTGCAACCGCAGCGAGACATGATGACAATACAAGTACAACTTCGagtaattgcttttttttttttggttga
- the LOC124532782 gene encoding histone-lysine N-methyltransferase PR-Set7 translates to MVRVNSLMASQEGVKTPHRIELCEEKQVKPAKNYRKRRIIVTAPLKTENEELNSEPLIKKTDLKSKPLKASNGITNMTNGNSARSRAARAAARSAESHKLTEYFKEELKSPKVEQLPPSPQLEKNIKTEHKLSGNTNHKLTEYFPVRRSVRKTSKCVMAEKMRDLERAIREQREDGLQVASFDGKGRGVIATRPFGRGQFVVEYSGELVGVAEARERERKYALDPSAGCYMYYFRLQDQQYCIDATAETGRLGRLVNHSRNGNLLTKALWVDGPRLVLLAAHDIAPGEELTYDYGDRSKESLRHHPWLAL, encoded by the exons ATGGTTCGAG TTAATAGCTTAATGGCCTCCCAAGAAGGTGTAAAAACACCTCACAGGATTGAATTGTGTGAAGAGAAACAAGTTAAACCAGCAAAGAATTATAGAAAACGcag GATTATTGTGACTGCACCTCTAAAGACTGAAAATGAAGAATTAAACTCTGAACCTCTCATAAAGAAGACGGACTTAAAATCAAAACCATTAAAGGCTTCCAATGGTATTACAAACATGACGAATGGCAACTCAGCAAGATCAAGGGCGGCCAGAGCTGCTGCTCGATCTGCCGAGAGTCACAAACTCACAGAATATTTCAAAGAAGAACTTAAAAGTCCTAAAGTAGAACAACTTCCTCCATCGCctcaattagaaaaaaatattaaaactgagCATAAATTAAGTGGTAATACAAATCACAAACTCACTGAGTACTTTCCTGTAAGAAGGAGTGTAAGAAAAACATCTAAATGTGTAATGGCAGAGAAAATGAGAGATTTGGAGAGAGCAATCAGAGAGCAAAGGGAAGATGGTCTTCAG GTTGCGTCTTTCGACGGTAAAGGTCGCGGCGTGATCGCAACCCGCCCGTTCGGACGCGGTCAGTTCGTGGTTGAATACTCTGGGGAGTTAGTGGGAGTTGCAGAGGCTCGTGAGAGAGAACGTAAATATGCTCTGGACCCGAGTGCCGGCTgctatatgtattattttcgaCTTCAAGATCAACAGTATTG TATCGACGCGACGGCCGAAACGGGTCGACTGGGTCGGCTAGTGAACCACTCCCGGAACGGCAACCTGCTCACCAAGGCGCTGTGGGTGGACGGGCCGCGCCTCGTGCTGCTGGCCGCGCACGACATCGCGCCGGGCGAGGAGCTCACCTACGACTACGGCGACCGCTCCAAGGAGTCGCTGCGACACCACCCCTGGTTGGCTCTTTGA
- the LOC124532871 gene encoding histone deacetylase 8-like isoform X1, translated as MNKRKVAYIWEQDLIQFSDRLPAVLGRASMVHSLITAYGLLNHIKVIRSQSASYSELKLFHSELYLDHLKSFTHIEDDYVITAKDEKFGLGYDCPPYSDMYNSISSIAGGSLTAAKCLVMNMADIAINWCGGWHHAHKNGAEGFCYVNDIVIAIEKLRTKFSKILYIDLDVHHGNGVQDAYNLSKSVFTLSFHKYEPGFYPGSGKIEDIGRLNGKGYACNIPFHALYSDDTFVNAFDSVFTMVYSSFLPDAIVVQCGADALARDSHGGAGLTLDGYCLCIKEVLNVMKPTLLLGGGGYNHANAARLWTSITALVVDQKLDDNIPEHSFWTQYGSDYTLNIQPLLTKDLNSKKYVDECVTTVKGTLYRYLNHNEEDFKEPIKKRRKIELHDDNSHEAKRDSILKEQLVLRNVQNEKASLIMNFDNKLTNPNDVYDFID; from the exons atgaataaaagaaAAGTAGCGTATATTTGGGAACAAGATTTAATACAATTCAGCGATCGGTTACCGGCAGTACTCGGTCGA gCTTCTATGGTTCACAGTCTTATAACAGCATATGGTCTTTTAAATCACATAAAAGTAATTCGATCTCAGTCAGCTAGTTATTCTGaattaaaactttttcattCTGAATTATATTTGGATCATTTGAAAAGTTTTACTCATATAGAAGACGATTACGTTATTACCGCTAAAGATGAAAAGTTTGGtttag ggtACGACTGTCCACCCTATTCTGATATGTATAACAGTATTTCCTCAATAGCAGGAGGTTCACTAACAGCTGCAAAATGTCTTGTAATGAATATGGCCGATATAGCTATCAATTGGTGTGGAGGATGGCATCATGCTCATAA AAATGGCGCAGAAGGGTTTTGTTATGTAAATGATATAGTTATCGCTATTGAAAAACTAAggacaaaattttcaaaaatactttatatagatTTGGATGTTCATCACG GAAATGGAGTTCAAGATGCTTACAATTTAAGTAAATCTGTATTTACTTTGTCATTCCATAAATATGAACCTGGTTTTTATCCTGGTAGCGGCAAAATTGAAGACATTGGGAGATTAAATGGCAAAGGCTATGCTTGTAATATTCCATTCCATGCCTTATACTCTGATGATACATTTGTGAATGCTTTTGATAG tGTATTTACAATGGTATATTCAAGTTTTCTGCCTGACGCAATAGTAGTTCAATGTGGTGCTGATGCTCTTGCCAGGGATTCGCACGGAGGTGCAGGTCTTACTTTGGATGGATACTGTTTATGTATTAAAGAAGTTCTTAATGTAATGAAACCTACACTGCTTTTAGGTGGAG GTGGTTATAACCATGCCAATGCAGCTAGATTGTGGACTTCAATCACTGCACTAGTAGTTGATCAAAAATTAGATGATAATATCCCAGAACATAGTTTTTGGACACAATATGGTAGtgattatactttaaatatacagCCATTATTGACAAAAgatctaaattcaaaaaaatatgttgatgaATGTGTCACTACTgtaaaag GAACTTTATATCGGTATTTGAATCATAATGAAGAGGATTTCAAAGAGCCAATAAAAAAACGAAGAAAAATTGAATTACATGATGATAATTCACATGAAGCAAAAAGAGATTCCATATTAAAAGAACAATTAGTTTTAAGAAATGTTCAAAATGAAAAAGCTTCTCTCATTatgaattttgataataaattaacaaatccCAATGATGTGTATGACTTCATtgattaa
- the LOC124532871 gene encoding histone deacetylase 8-like isoform X2, translating into MNKRKVAYIWEQDLIQFSDRLPAVLGRASMVHSLITAYGLLNHIKVIRSQSASYSELKLFHSELYLDHLKSFTHIEDDYVITAKDEKFGLGYDCPPYSDMYNSISSIAGGSLTAAKCLVMNMADIAINWCGGWHHAHKNGAEGFCYVNDIVIAIEKLRTKFSKILYIDLDVHHGNGVQDAYNLSKSVFTLSFHKYEPGFYPGSGKIEDIGRLNGKGYACNIPFHALYSDDTFVNAFDSVFTMVYSSFLPDAIVVQCGADALARDSHGGAGLTLDGYCLCIKEVLNVMKPTLLLGGGGYNHANAARLWTSITALVVDQKLDDNIPEHSFWTQYGTLYRYLNHNEEDFKEPIKKRRKIELHDDNSHEAKRDSILKEQLVLRNVQNEKASLIMNFDNKLTNPNDVYDFID; encoded by the exons atgaataaaagaaAAGTAGCGTATATTTGGGAACAAGATTTAATACAATTCAGCGATCGGTTACCGGCAGTACTCGGTCGA gCTTCTATGGTTCACAGTCTTATAACAGCATATGGTCTTTTAAATCACATAAAAGTAATTCGATCTCAGTCAGCTAGTTATTCTGaattaaaactttttcattCTGAATTATATTTGGATCATTTGAAAAGTTTTACTCATATAGAAGACGATTACGTTATTACCGCTAAAGATGAAAAGTTTGGtttag ggtACGACTGTCCACCCTATTCTGATATGTATAACAGTATTTCCTCAATAGCAGGAGGTTCACTAACAGCTGCAAAATGTCTTGTAATGAATATGGCCGATATAGCTATCAATTGGTGTGGAGGATGGCATCATGCTCATAA AAATGGCGCAGAAGGGTTTTGTTATGTAAATGATATAGTTATCGCTATTGAAAAACTAAggacaaaattttcaaaaatactttatatagatTTGGATGTTCATCACG GAAATGGAGTTCAAGATGCTTACAATTTAAGTAAATCTGTATTTACTTTGTCATTCCATAAATATGAACCTGGTTTTTATCCTGGTAGCGGCAAAATTGAAGACATTGGGAGATTAAATGGCAAAGGCTATGCTTGTAATATTCCATTCCATGCCTTATACTCTGATGATACATTTGTGAATGCTTTTGATAG tGTATTTACAATGGTATATTCAAGTTTTCTGCCTGACGCAATAGTAGTTCAATGTGGTGCTGATGCTCTTGCCAGGGATTCGCACGGAGGTGCAGGTCTTACTTTGGATGGATACTGTTTATGTATTAAAGAAGTTCTTAATGTAATGAAACCTACACTGCTTTTAGGTGGAG GTGGTTATAACCATGCCAATGCAGCTAGATTGTGGACTTCAATCACTGCACTAGTAGTTGATCAAAAATTAGATGATAATATCCCAGAACATAGTTTTTGGACACAATATG GAACTTTATATCGGTATTTGAATCATAATGAAGAGGATTTCAAAGAGCCAATAAAAAAACGAAGAAAAATTGAATTACATGATGATAATTCACATGAAGCAAAAAGAGATTCCATATTAAAAGAACAATTAGTTTTAAGAAATGTTCAAAATGAAAAAGCTTCTCTCATTatgaattttgataataaattaacaaatccCAATGATGTGTATGACTTCATtgattaa
- the LOC124532872 gene encoding ubiquitin-conjugating enzyme E2 L3: MAATRRLQKELNDIRQSGLKSFRDIQVDESNILTWQGLIVPDNPPYNKGAFRIEINFPAEYPFKPPKISFKTKIYHPNIDEKGQVCLPIISAENWKPATKTDQVIQALVALVNDPEPEHPLRAELAEEFLKDRKKFTKNAEEFTKKHSEKRPTD; this comes from the exons atggcTGCAACCCGAAGACTACAAAAg GAACTAAATGATATAAGACAGTCAGGACTGAAATCATTTAGAGACATCCAAGTTGATGAATCAAATATCCTAACATGGCAAGGATTAATTGTTCCA gaCAACCCTCCCTACAACAAAGGTGCATTTCGTATTGAGATTAACTTTCCTGCTGAATACCCATTCAAACCTCCTAAGataagttttaaaacaaaaatctatCACCCAAATATTGATGAGAAAGGCCAGGTCTGCCTTCCTATTATCAGTGCTGAAAATTGGAAGCCTGCCACAAAGACTGATCAAG taaTTCAAGCTCTAGTTGCTCTTGTTAATGACCCTGAGCCTGAACATCCCCTGCGTGCTGAGCTTGCTGAGGAATTTCTCAAAGATAGAAAAAAGTTTACAAAGAATGCAGAAGAATTTACTAAAAAGCATAGTGAAAAGCGGCCTACTGATTAA
- the LOC124532742 gene encoding eukaryotic translation initiation factor 3 subunit C → MSRFFATGTDSESESSTEEEVIVRAPAPVYTFSDDEEETKRVVRSMKEKRYEELEAIIHTLRNHRKIKDYSSALASFEELQRAYTRAAPVVLKEENGIAPRFFIRALTELDDWVTGAWNDRDARKALSKGNSKALTSLRQKLRKYTKDFDAEISKFRENPDMPDDDDERKDTSSSDESDDEDKVKEKPRIARSPEAPRRPPPQDDESSDSMDWGSSSSDSSSSSDDETRGAATLRERFLKRATERDDDEERDRRRVRRERRERAGKISKKDQADDGGEWETVRKGAATSDKPKMFAKDSDIDAALVVKKLGEISAARGRKRTDRRAQLELLHELRTVAQQHNLGDALQLKLRAATVAALFDYNPKVSDAMKPEYWSRLVENVDQMVTLLLSHDDMMLSETITEDNEQLVTAPFKVRGCLLTALERLDDEFTKLLKECDPHSNEYVERLKDEVRVSTLIDRVCQVVERDGTPQEICRAYLRKIDHLYYKFDTRAMKKDLQPGEETTIKKMERLCKYIYANDDSDRLRTRAILSHIYHHALHDNWFQARDLLLMSHLQENVQHSDPSTQILYNRTMANLGLCAFRRGNVKEAHGCLAELMMTGKPKELLAQGLLPQRQHERSKEQEKIEKQRQMPFHMHINLELLECVYLVSAMLIEIPYMAAHEFDARRRMISKTFYQNLRASERQALVGPPESMREHAVAAARAMRRGDWRACLNFIVNEKMNAKVWDLMVGADNVRAMLGRLIREESLRTYLFTYAHVYASLSLRSLADMFEMPRQRVHSLVSKMIINEELLASLDDPSECAILHRSEPTRMQALALQLADKVGNLVDSNERIFEKQGSFFQRGGAPRGEGRQRERPRDGWGRRQRNRRRDDERGHED, encoded by the exons ATGAGTCGGTTCTTCGCTACTGGTACAGACTCTGAGTCTGAAAGCTCAACTGAAGAGGAGGTGATAGTACGAGCGCCAGCACCGGTTTATACG TTCAGTGACGATGAAGAAGAAACGAAGAGAGTTGTGCGGTCAATGAAAGAAAAGCGATATGAGGAGTTGGAAGCTATAATACATACTCTCCGCAACCATCGTAAGATTAAAGACTACTCATCAGCTTTGGCTTCATTTGAAGAACTTCAGAGGGCTTATACTAGAGCTGCTCCTGTAGTTTTAAAGGAAGAGAATGGAATTGCCCCAAGGTTCTTTATCAGAGCCTTAACTGAATTAGATGATTGGGTCACTGGGGCTTGGAATGATAGGGATGCTAGGAAGGCCTTATCTAAAGGGAACAGCAAGGCATTAACTTCCTTGAGACAAAAGTTGAGGAAGTATACAAAGGACTTTGATGCTGAAATTTCTAAGTTTCGGGAAAATCCAGACATGcccgatgatgatgatgagcgTAAAG ATACCTCCTCCTCGGATGAGTCAGATGATGAGGATAAAGTAAAAGAAAAGCCAAGAATTGCCCGCTCTCCTGAGGCTCCTCGTAGACCTCCCCCTCAAGATGATGAGTCTTCTGATTCTATGGACTGGGGTTCTAGTTCATCTGATTCAAGCTCGAGTTCTGATGATGAGACACGTGGAGCTGCAACTTTAAGGGAAAGATTTTTGAAACGTGCCACTGAAAGAGATGATGATGAAGAAAGGGATAGACGTCGTGTTAGGCGTGAGAGACGTGAGCGTGCTGGTAAAATCAGTAAGAAGGATCAAGCTGATGATGGTGGTGAATGGGAGACTGTAAGAAAAGGTGCTGCTACATCTGATAAGCCCAAGATGTTTGCAAag GATAGCGATATTGATGCAGCTCTTGTAGTTAAAAAGTTAGGTGAAATTAGCGCTGCACGTGGTCGCAAGAGGACTGATCGTCGCGCACAACTAGAACTACTTCATGAACTGCGTACCGTCGCGCAACAGCATAACCTCGGAGATGCTCTACAGCTTAAATTACGTGCTGCGACTGTTGCAGCACTCTTTGATTACAATCCTAAAGTTTCTGATGCAATGAAACCCGAATATTGGTCAAGACTCGTTGAAAATGTGGATCAGATGGTTACTCTTCTGCTTTCCCACGATGATATGATGCTCAGTGAAACTATTACTGAAGACAACGAACAACTTGTCACTGCGCCATTTAAAGTACGTGGCTGTTTGCTTACAGCCTTAGAACGCTTAGATGATGAGTTTACTAAGCTATTGAAAGAATGTGATCCTCATTCAAACGAATATGTAGAAAGATTAAAAGACGAAGTACGTGTTTCAACACTTATTGATCGCGTGTGCCAAGTCGTAGAACGCGACGGAACGCCTCAAGAAATTTGTCGCGCTTATCTTCGTAAAATTGATCATCTTTACTACAAATTTGATACACGTGCTATGAAAAAGGATCTTCAACCGGGTGAAGAAACTACCATTAAAAAGATGGAACGCTTATGCAAGTATATTTACGCTAACGATGACAGTGATCGTTTACGAACCCGTGCCATTCTGTCGCACATATACCATCACGCCCTGCATGATAACTGGTTCCAGGCCAGAGACCTCCTGCTTATGTCTCATCTCCAAGAGAATGTACAACACTCGGATCCGAGCACACAGATATTGTATAACCGTACGATGGCAAACTTGGGCCTATGCGCATTCCGTCGTGGTAACGTTAAGGAAGCTCACGGCTGTCTAGCCGAGCTCATGATGACCGGAAAACCTAAAGAGTTACTTGCACAAGGTTTGTTACCGCAGCGTCAGCACGAACGTTCAAAGGAAcaagaaaaaattgaaaaacaacgTCAAATGCCTTTCCACATGCATATCAACCTTGAGTTACTCGAATGCGTGTACTTAGTATCGGCTATGTTAATTGAGATTCCGTACATGGCAGCTCATGAATTTGACGCTAGACGTCGTATGATAAGTAAAACTTTTTACCAAAACCTGCGTGCCAGCGAACGTCAGGCTCTCGTTGGACCACCAGAGTCTATGCGTGAACATGCCGTGGCAGCCGCTAGGGCTATGCGGCGCGGTGATTGGCGTGCTTGCCTTAATTTCATTGTTAACGAGAAGATGAATGCTAag GTATGGGATCTAATGGTTGGCGCTGATAACGTACGCGCAATGTTGGGACGCCTTATTAGGGAAGAATCACTTCGCACTTACCTATTTACATATGCGCATGTCTATGCGTCCTTGTCGCTCCGGTCACTAGCAGACATGTTTGAAATGCCAAGACAGAGAGTACATTCTCTTGTgtctaaaatgattattaatgaaGAATTACTGGCTTCATTAGATGACCCAAGTGAATGTGCTATTTTACACCGCTCTGAACCAACGAGGATGCAAGCTCTTGCATTACAACTTGCAGATAAG GTGGGCAATCTGGTTGACTCAAACGAGCGTATATTCGAGAAACAGGGGTCGTTCTTCCAACGAGGTGGGGCACCACGGGGGGAGGGGCGCCAACGCGAGCGCCCGCGCGACGGGTGGGGCCGACGTCAGCGCAACCGTCGCCGCGACGACGAACGCGGACACGAAGATTAA